From Elusimicrobiota bacterium, one genomic window encodes:
- a CDS encoding putative DNA binding domain-containing protein, whose amino-acid sequence MGRLPLIDKIALLIREGEGLLAECKERYTSRIDEDIVAFANTKGGTLLLGVRDDGSIRGEQLTNDLKARINSLAHNCKPAIAVETAQAGGLVAIEVPEGSQKPYSCASGYYRRLDGSTQKMGHEELRLMFREHDAWPFEARPAPVPGFAGMSRAKALAFAAEAGIKIARTPTADFLRSLKVADANGVNNAGALFFAKQVRDSLPQAQTTLLAFKGTDRVHIYDRRDVRDDLFTQFQEAMQFLEKHLNVRSEIKGVDRQDIYELPLEALREAVVNALMHRDYSVTGTQVSVDVFDDRVEITNPGGLPKGLAPGALGKGVSIRRNELVADLFARLHKVERAGTGIQRMRAAMAAAGLQEPEFETHGFFRTVLYRSPEFALSAPGTRVETRVETRVKTGVETVVKARALMLELIRCDPAITGPKMAESTGLTLKGVEWNLDALKKQGVLKHVGPRKGGRWEVLTPPSDPPAAPHPPA is encoded by the coding sequence ATGGGCCGACTGCCCCTCATCGACAAGATCGCGCTCCTCATCCGCGAAGGCGAAGGCCTCCTTGCCGAATGCAAGGAGCGCTACACCTCCCGCATAGACGAGGACATCGTCGCCTTCGCCAACACCAAGGGCGGGACCCTGCTCTTGGGAGTGCGCGACGACGGCAGCATCCGCGGAGAACAGCTCACCAACGACCTCAAAGCCCGCATCAACAGCCTGGCGCATAACTGCAAGCCGGCCATCGCCGTGGAGACGGCCCAGGCCGGCGGCCTCGTCGCCATCGAAGTGCCGGAAGGCTCCCAGAAGCCCTACAGCTGCGCCTCCGGCTACTACCGACGGCTCGATGGAAGCACCCAGAAGATGGGCCACGAAGAGCTCCGCCTCATGTTCCGGGAGCACGACGCCTGGCCCTTCGAGGCGCGGCCGGCACCGGTCCCGGGCTTTGCCGGGATGTCCCGGGCCAAGGCCCTGGCCTTCGCGGCGGAGGCCGGCATCAAAATCGCCCGCACCCCCACAGCCGACTTCCTGCGCAGCCTCAAAGTCGCCGATGCCAACGGCGTCAACAACGCCGGCGCCCTCTTCTTCGCCAAGCAAGTCCGCGACTCCCTGCCCCAGGCGCAGACCACTTTGCTCGCCTTCAAGGGGACCGACCGGGTCCACATTTACGACCGGCGAGACGTCCGCGACGACCTCTTCACCCAGTTCCAGGAAGCCATGCAGTTCCTGGAGAAGCACCTCAACGTGCGCAGCGAGATCAAAGGCGTGGACCGGCAAGACATCTACGAGCTGCCCCTTGAGGCCCTGCGCGAGGCCGTGGTCAACGCCCTCATGCACCGCGACTACAGCGTCACCGGGACGCAGGTCAGCGTCGACGTCTTCGATGACCGCGTCGAGATCACCAACCCCGGCGGGCTGCCCAAGGGCCTTGCGCCCGGCGCCCTGGGCAAGGGCGTCTCAATCAGGCGCAACGAGCTCGTGGCGGACCTCTTCGCGCGCCTGCACAAGGTCGAAAGGGCTGGGACCGGCATCCAACGCATGCGGGCGGCCATGGCCGCGGCGGGGCTCCAGGAGCCGGAGTTCGAGACACACGGCTTCTTCAGGACGGTGCTCTACCGATCCCCCGAATTCGCCCTCTCGGCCCCGGGGACTAGGGTGGAAACTAGGGTAGAAACTAGGGTAAAAACTGGGGTAGAAACTGTGGTAAAGGCCCGCGCGCTGATGCTCGAGCTCATCAGGTGCGATCCGGCCATCACGGGACCCAAAATGGCCGAGAGCACCGGATTGACGCTGAAAGGCGTAGAGTGGAATCTTGACGCGCTCAAAAAACAGGGCGTCCTCAAGCATGTCGGCCCCAGGAAAGGAGGCCGCTGGGAGGTCCTGACGCCGCCAAGCGATCCGCCCGCCGCCCCTCATCCACCGGCATAG
- a CDS encoding putative DNA binding domain-containing protein: MRQKESETVELKRSTAELKEAVISAAAILNKHRAGRLIFGLRNDGAPAGQIVSEQTLRDVARAFAEHIEPRLYPRVRKIRREGRDCVEVRFAGNDAPYLAYGRAYIRVADEDRQLSARELERMFLRRAKDASRWEAELSDKTLRDVDAAAVRRLVKKGRLAGRLDFAFAGVKATLNKLKLLRGPRLLKAAQALFCKDNDLRLQAAVFAGTDKSTFLDLKEFGGSIFSVLEAAEAYIKEHIDWRVGFGRLEREEVPEIPLSAVREALVNSLCHRDYADLKGNEIAVFKDRVEIYNPGEFPEGFTPEDFIAGQERSVPRNPLIARVLFRSKDVEEWGSGLKRISQDCARTGVRADFKVLKSGFLVTFHRAPAAAGTGKRLGEKLGETVGERFGVKFGEKFGVKFGENQRRILELVLEDPTATAQSLSKRLKISTRATEKNLADLKKKGLLRRAGPDKGGHWEVIGPPAAPHPPA, translated from the coding sequence ATGCGCCAAAAAGAATCCGAGACCGTCGAGCTCAAGAGATCCACGGCCGAACTCAAGGAGGCCGTCATCTCCGCCGCCGCCATCCTCAACAAGCACCGCGCCGGCCGGCTCATCTTCGGCCTGCGCAACGACGGCGCCCCGGCCGGCCAGATCGTCTCCGAGCAGACCCTCCGGGACGTCGCGCGAGCTTTCGCGGAGCACATCGAACCCCGCCTCTACCCCCGGGTCCGCAAGATCCGGCGCGAAGGCCGGGATTGCGTGGAAGTCCGCTTCGCCGGCAATGACGCCCCCTATCTCGCCTACGGCCGAGCCTACATACGCGTCGCCGACGAAGACCGCCAGCTCTCGGCCCGGGAGCTCGAGCGCATGTTCCTGCGGCGCGCCAAGGACGCCTCCCGCTGGGAAGCCGAGCTCTCGGACAAGACGCTGCGCGACGTGGACGCCGCGGCCGTGCGCCGGCTGGTCAAGAAAGGCCGGCTGGCCGGCAGGCTCGACTTCGCCTTCGCCGGCGTAAAAGCCACGCTCAACAAGCTCAAGCTGCTCCGAGGGCCCCGGCTGCTCAAGGCCGCGCAGGCCCTGTTCTGCAAAGACAACGACCTGCGCCTACAGGCGGCCGTCTTCGCCGGCACGGACAAGAGCACATTCCTCGACCTCAAGGAGTTCGGCGGGAGCATCTTCAGCGTCCTGGAGGCCGCCGAAGCCTACATCAAGGAGCACATCGATTGGCGCGTCGGGTTCGGCAGGCTGGAGCGCGAGGAGGTCCCCGAAATCCCCTTAAGCGCCGTGCGCGAGGCGCTGGTCAACTCCCTCTGCCACCGCGACTACGCGGACCTCAAAGGCAACGAGATCGCCGTGTTCAAGGACCGGGTGGAGATATACAATCCCGGCGAGTTCCCGGAAGGCTTCACCCCCGAGGACTTCATCGCCGGCCAGGAGCGCTCGGTGCCGCGCAACCCGCTCATCGCCCGGGTCCTGTTCCGGTCCAAGGACGTCGAGGAATGGGGCTCCGGCCTCAAGCGGATCTCCCAGGACTGCGCCAGGACCGGCGTCCGGGCGGATTTCAAGGTCCTCAAGAGCGGATTTCTGGTGACTTTCCACCGCGCTCCGGCCGCGGCGGGAACCGGGAAGCGGTTGGGAGAAAAGTTGGGAGAAACAGTCGGAGAAAGGTTCGGTGTAAAGTTCGGAGAAAAGTTCGGTGTAAAGTTCGGAGAAAACCAGCGTCGTATACTGGAGCTGGTCCTGGAAGACCCGACCGCGACGGCCCAATCTCTTTCCAAACGGCTCAAGATCAGCACGAGGGCAACGGAGAAGAATCTGGCCGACTTGAAGAAGAAAGGCCTGCTGCGCCGCGCCGGCCCGGACAAGGGCGGCCATTGGGAGGTCATCGGCCCACCCGCCGCCCCGCATCCACCGGCATAA
- a CDS encoding HNH endonuclease translates to MQLQKPLIYIAGIAPSRYLVAGPAHIVNDDPQHLVFTVQVDDPTILRKPHDATAAGEIALRRHYITTEVQQRVHQRSFRERVLKAYQEQCAICRLRHQELLEAAHILPDSDPRGEPIVSNGLALCNLHHAAYDQNILGVTPELKVEVRLDVLEEKDGPMLQWGLQHFHGADLYVPRRPEQRPNMEYVASRYEAFQKAY, encoded by the coding sequence ATGCAGCTCCAAAAACCCCTCATCTACATCGCCGGCATAGCCCCCAGCCGCTACCTAGTCGCCGGCCCAGCCCACATCGTCAACGACGACCCCCAACACCTCGTCTTCACGGTCCAGGTAGACGACCCCACCATCCTCAGGAAGCCCCACGACGCCACCGCCGCAGGCGAGATCGCCCTGCGCCGCCACTACATAACCACCGAAGTCCAACAGCGCGTCCATCAGCGCTCATTCCGGGAGAGAGTCCTTAAAGCCTATCAGGAGCAATGCGCCATCTGCCGACTGCGCCACCAAGAGCTCCTCGAAGCCGCCCACATCCTGCCTGACAGCGACCCCAGAGGCGAGCCCATCGTCTCCAACGGCCTGGCCCTGTGCAACCTTCATCATGCGGCCTATGACCAGAATATCTTGGGCGTCACGCCCGAGTTGAAAGTCGAGGTGCGGCTCGACGTGTTGGAAGAGAAGGACGGGCCCATGCTGCAGTGGGGCTTGCAGCATTTTCATGGGGCTGACTTATACGTGCCGCGGCGGCCCGAGCAGCGGCCCAACATGGAGTACGTGGCCAGCCGGTACGAGGCGTTCCAAAAGGCGTATTAG
- a CDS encoding PDDEXK nuclease domain-containing protein, protein MGQANLPAGQTPQKLLGDIRGLIESARSQVAQAANAGLVSLYWSVGRRVRQDILKEKRAGYGQRIVQTLSAHLAPEYGQGFSQRNLWWMIRFVEVFPDSKIVYALSTQLGWTHFRTIIPIKDPLKRDFYAEMCRIEHWNVPTLQKKVSDMLFERTALSRKPAQLAALELKKLREQDQFTPDLVFRDPVLLGFLGLKDTYHEKDLEAAILRELESFLVELGSDFAFVARQKRISVGSEDYYLDLLFFHRGMRRLVAIELKLGKFQAADKGQLELYLRWLDKHERRPGERSPIGLILCAESDAEHVELLQLEKSGIRVAQYMTGLPDRGLLKSKLHQAIRLTRQRLAAAPAAPHPPA, encoded by the coding sequence ATGGGCCAAGCGAACCTCCCGGCAGGACAGACCCCACAAAAGCTCCTTGGCGACATCCGCGGACTCATAGAATCGGCTCGCAGCCAAGTGGCCCAGGCCGCAAATGCCGGCCTGGTCAGTCTCTACTGGAGCGTCGGCCGTCGGGTCCGCCAGGATATCCTGAAGGAGAAGCGGGCCGGGTATGGGCAGAGGATAGTGCAGACGCTGTCTGCACACTTGGCTCCTGAATATGGCCAGGGATTCAGCCAGCGGAACCTCTGGTGGATGATTCGATTCGTGGAAGTCTTCCCGGACTCCAAGATTGTGTACGCGCTGAGTACACAATTGGGCTGGACACATTTCCGGACTATCATTCCCATCAAAGACCCCCTCAAGCGCGACTTCTACGCCGAGATGTGCCGTATCGAGCACTGGAACGTACCGACGCTCCAGAAGAAGGTCTCCGACATGCTCTTTGAGCGCACCGCGTTGTCCCGCAAGCCCGCCCAACTTGCCGCCCTGGAGCTCAAGAAGCTCCGTGAGCAAGACCAGTTCACCCCGGACCTCGTCTTCCGAGACCCCGTGCTGTTGGGTTTCCTCGGGCTCAAGGATACTTATCACGAGAAGGACCTCGAGGCCGCCATCCTGCGCGAGCTCGAGAGCTTCCTCGTCGAGCTCGGAAGCGACTTCGCCTTCGTGGCGCGCCAAAAGAGGATATCCGTCGGGTCGGAGGACTACTACCTCGACCTGCTCTTCTTCCATCGCGGCATGCGGCGCCTGGTGGCCATCGAGCTCAAGCTCGGCAAGTTCCAGGCCGCGGACAAAGGCCAGCTCGAGCTCTACCTGCGCTGGCTCGACAAGCACGAGAGGCGCCCCGGCGAGCGCTCCCCCATCGGGCTGATCCTCTGCGCGGAAAGCGACGCCGAGCACGTGGAATTGCTGCAGTTGGAGAAGAGCGGGATCCGCGTGGCGCAGTACATGACAGGACTCCCGGATCGGGGGCTGCTGAAAAGCAAGCTGCATCAGGCCATCCGCCTGACCCGCCAGCGGCTCGCAGCCGCGCCCGCCGCACCGCATCCACCGGCATAA
- a CDS encoding PDDEXK nuclease domain-containing protein, with product MGQENLPAAQSPQKLLGDIRGLIESARRQVAQAANTGLVMLYWSIGRRIRQDILGNRRAAYGRQIFYTLSRKLTQEYGPGYSMANLFHMVRFAEVFPDPKIVSTLLTQLSWSKFREIIALKDPLQRDFYAEMCRLEHWNVRTLHKKIADMLFERTALSRKPAELAAIELKELREQDKLTPDLVFRDPIMLDFLGLKDAYSEKDLESAILRELESFLIELGGDFAFVARQKRITIDQEDYYIDLLFYHRGMRWLDKHERRLGEESPLGLILCAKKSPEHVELLELEKSGIRVAQYMTELPARGLLENKLHQAIRLARERLAAAPAAPHPPA from the coding sequence ATGGGCCAAGAGAACCTTCCGGCAGCACAATCCCCCCAGAAGCTCCTTGGGGATATCCGCGGACTCATAGAATCGGCTCGCAGACAAGTGGCCCAGGCCGCCAATACCGGCCTGGTCATGCTTTATTGGAGCATCGGCCGGCGCATCCGGCAAGATATCCTGGGGAACCGACGAGCCGCCTACGGACGCCAGATTTTCTACACACTGTCTAGAAAATTGACGCAAGAATATGGGCCCGGGTACAGCATGGCCAATCTGTTCCATATGGTGCGCTTTGCCGAAGTCTTCCCTGACCCCAAGATAGTGTCAACGCTGTTGACACAATTGAGCTGGTCAAAATTCCGCGAAATCATCGCCCTCAAAGACCCCCTCCAGCGAGACTTCTACGCCGAGATGTGCCGCCTGGAGCACTGGAACGTGCGCACGCTTCATAAGAAGATCGCCGACATGCTCTTCGAGCGTACCGCCCTATCGCGCAAGCCCGCAGAACTCGCCGCCATCGAGCTCAAGGAACTCCGGGAGCAGGACAAGCTCACCCCGGACCTCGTCTTCCGCGACCCCATCATGCTGGACTTCCTCGGCCTCAAGGACGCTTACAGCGAGAAAGACCTCGAATCGGCCATCCTGCGCGAGCTGGAGAGCTTCCTCATCGAGCTGGGAGGCGATTTCGCCTTCGTGGCGCGCCAGAAGAGGATCACCATAGACCAGGAGGACTACTACATCGACCTGCTCTTCTATCACCGCGGCATGCGCTGGCTCGACAAGCACGAAAGGCGCTTGGGCGAGGAGTCCCCGCTGGGCCTCATCCTGTGCGCGAAAAAGTCGCCGGAGCACGTGGAACTCCTGGAGCTCGAGAAGAGCGGCATCCGCGTGGCGCAGTACATGACCGAACTCCCGGCCCGGGGACTGCTGGAAAACAAGCTGCACCAGGCCATCCGCCTGGCCCGCGAGCGGCTCGCAGCCGCGCCCGCCGCCCCGCATCCACCGGCATAG
- a CDS encoding ATP-binding protein — MGPRQVGKTFAIHQFLEEWPESKIYETADRLAPPDSRWLARLWRQARDQAGRMPLLVIDEIQKVPRWSEAVKKLHDEDVRQRRPLRVILLGSSALLIQHGMRESLAGRFQLIPCPHWSHAECRAAFGWDLDHFLFYGGYPGAVPFIGDFAAWKDYVQNSLLETVIGRDIPAVRRIEHPALFRQTLGLACQHPAQIISLQKMLGQLQDRGSINTLANYLELIAGAFLVESIRKFSPQAARVRTSSPKLIARNNALVTALRGVPFEETLKDRAFYGHLVENAVGAALLNAGERVFYWSDRDNEVDFVVQRGQTVLAIEVTAGEGHPVPGLRTFQRRYPEARAVRIGGAQADLSVAEFFERGI; from the coding sequence ATGGGACCGCGGCAGGTCGGCAAGACCTTCGCGATCCACCAATTCCTGGAAGAATGGCCGGAGTCGAAGATCTACGAGACCGCCGATCGATTGGCCCCCCCGGACTCGCGCTGGCTGGCACGGCTCTGGCGCCAAGCCAGGGACCAGGCCGGACGCATGCCCCTGCTGGTCATAGACGAGATCCAAAAAGTGCCGCGCTGGAGCGAGGCCGTGAAGAAGCTCCATGACGAGGACGTGCGCCAGCGGCGGCCCCTGCGCGTGATCCTCCTCGGCTCGTCAGCCCTCCTGATTCAGCATGGGATGCGGGAGAGCCTCGCGGGACGCTTCCAGCTCATCCCCTGTCCTCATTGGAGCCATGCGGAATGCCGGGCTGCGTTCGGCTGGGACCTCGACCACTTCCTGTTCTATGGCGGCTATCCCGGAGCCGTCCCCTTCATCGGCGATTTCGCCGCCTGGAAGGACTACGTCCAGAACTCCCTCCTGGAGACGGTCATCGGCCGCGACATCCCCGCCGTGCGGCGCATCGAGCATCCCGCGCTGTTCCGCCAGACCCTCGGGCTGGCTTGCCAGCATCCCGCCCAGATCATCAGCCTCCAGAAGATGCTGGGACAACTGCAGGACCGAGGCAGCATCAACACGCTGGCCAACTATCTCGAACTCATCGCCGGCGCCTTCCTGGTCGAGTCCATCCGCAAATTCAGCCCTCAGGCCGCCCGCGTGCGGACCTCCAGCCCCAAGCTTATCGCGCGCAACAACGCGCTGGTCACGGCGCTGCGCGGAGTGCCGTTCGAGGAAACCCTCAAGGACAGGGCTTTCTATGGCCACCTGGTGGAGAATGCCGTCGGAGCGGCCCTGCTCAACGCCGGAGAGCGCGTCTTCTACTGGTCCGATCGCGACAATGAGGTCGACTTCGTCGTCCAGCGCGGACAGACGGTCCTGGCGATCGAAGTCACGGCCGGAGAAGGACACCCGGTTCCCGGGCTGCGCACCTTCCAGCGCCGCTATCCGGAGGCCAGGGCCGTCCGCATCGGCGGCGCGCAGGCCGACCTCTCCGTAGCGGAATTCTTCGAACGCGGGATCTGA
- a CDS encoding formylglycine-generating enzyme family protein, whose protein sequence is MRRIGLWAGLLLGLAACGPRPAPPPGVSLRADRYFSDKDGMELVPVPEGSFLMGSAQGSYDEAPPHKVRLGAFLIDRLEVSNAQFQRFIKEAAYSPEGPWQRGAGPGSEELPVRFVTWHDAAAYAAWAGRALPTEAQWEFAARGTDGRTYPWGNEWKEGMARTAPRADETKEGLAHVDSDVLAGPARVGSLPQGASPYGALDMAGNVWEWVADWYDRYYYEALAARGVARDPKGPEDGAPPEERFARTGTAAGNERSTRKVIRGGGWMEPGQENMRSSKRMWGDPRHWFNDTGFRCALAWGR, encoded by the coding sequence ATGCGCCGAATAGGGCTCTGGGCGGGGCTGCTGCTGGGCCTGGCCGCTTGCGGGCCGCGGCCCGCGCCGCCTCCGGGCGTGAGCCTGCGCGCGGACCGTTACTTCAGCGACAAGGACGGGATGGAGCTGGTGCCTGTCCCGGAGGGGAGTTTCCTCATGGGCAGCGCGCAGGGCAGCTATGACGAGGCTCCGCCGCACAAGGTGCGGTTGGGAGCCTTTTTGATCGACCGCTTGGAGGTCTCCAACGCCCAGTTCCAGAGGTTCATAAAGGAGGCGGCCTACTCGCCCGAGGGGCCTTGGCAAAGGGGAGCGGGGCCAGGCAGCGAGGAACTGCCGGTCCGGTTCGTGACCTGGCACGACGCGGCCGCCTATGCGGCCTGGGCCGGCCGGGCCTTGCCCACCGAGGCGCAGTGGGAGTTCGCGGCCCGGGGCACGGACGGCCGGACCTATCCCTGGGGCAACGAGTGGAAGGAAGGCATGGCGCGGACGGCTCCGAGGGCCGACGAGACGAAGGAAGGACTTGCCCATGTGGACTCGGACGTCCTGGCCGGCCCGGCCCGGGTCGGCTCTTTACCCCAAGGGGCCAGCCCTTACGGCGCTCTGGACATGGCGGGCAACGTGTGGGAATGGGTCGCGGACTGGTACGACCGCTACTACTACGAGGCCCTGGCCGCCCGGGGCGTGGCGCGCGACCCCAAGGGGCCGGAGGATGGGGCCCCTCCGGAGGAGCGCTTCGCGCGCACCGGCACGGCCGCGGGCAACGAGCGGAGCACGCGCAAGGTGATCCGCGGCGGCGGCTGGATGGAGCCCGGCCAAGAGAACATGCGCTCCTCCAAGCGCATGTGGGGCGACCCCCGCCATTGGTTCAACGACACGGGCTTCCGCTGCGCCCTCGCCTGGGGACGCTGA